The following are from one region of the Microbacterium sp. cx-55 genome:
- a CDS encoding XdhC family protein, producing the protein MLELARDLLPLLRAGETVATVTVTGVARSAPRGVGSAMAVTRDARVIGSISGGCVEADAVALSLATLAGSDDIARGGRRGIARSGDTRSGTAASFGFSDDQAFATGLACGGSIDAVISVLRPDDHVAIDALERAAADRRSSVGIIAAGPRAGEIVALQNSAIPDGAPQSTPAQNPTVQITSGQHTAAPRASAQSTRGQSELTVDASGTPILVVVSAPRPRLLLMGAGEHAAALSRIATSAGFAVTVCDVWELLVTPERFPDAHELHTGMPHEYLAALGPDDIDERTAVVVLTHDVRLDIPALQAALALPIGFVGALGARSTVARRADLLRDAGVPDADIARLHSPLGLDLGGATPDETAVAAIAEIVAARHGGSGRPLGELRGPLHRRPAAPEGVVLDAASSTTAQDAPSTTVGSAAAPGAPATAVGSASCAVVHA; encoded by the coding sequence ATGCTCGAACTCGCCCGCGACCTGCTGCCGCTGCTGCGTGCCGGAGAGACCGTCGCCACCGTGACCGTCACCGGAGTGGCCCGAAGCGCGCCCCGCGGCGTCGGCTCGGCGATGGCCGTCACACGGGACGCCCGCGTGATCGGTTCGATCTCGGGCGGATGCGTCGAAGCCGACGCCGTCGCGCTCTCGCTCGCCACGCTCGCCGGGTCCGACGACATCGCTCGGGGCGGTCGCCGCGGCATCGCCCGCAGCGGCGACACTCGCAGCGGCACTGCCGCCAGCTTCGGCTTCAGCGACGATCAAGCCTTCGCGACGGGACTTGCCTGCGGCGGATCGATCGACGCCGTGATCAGCGTGCTCCGCCCCGACGACCACGTCGCGATCGACGCGCTCGAGCGCGCCGCCGCCGACCGTCGCAGCAGCGTCGGGATCATCGCGGCAGGCCCCCGGGCCGGCGAGATCGTCGCCCTCCAGAACTCCGCCATTCCGGACGGTGCTCCGCAGAGCACCCCCGCACAGAACCCCACCGTGCAGATCACCTCCGGCCAGCACACTGCCGCCCCGCGCGCCTCGGCGCAGAGCACCCGCGGCCAGAGCGAACTCACCGTGGACGCGTCGGGCACCCCGATCCTGGTCGTCGTCTCGGCGCCGCGTCCGCGCCTGCTGCTGATGGGCGCGGGCGAGCACGCCGCCGCCCTCAGCCGGATCGCGACGTCCGCCGGGTTCGCCGTCACCGTGTGCGACGTGTGGGAGTTGCTCGTCACCCCCGAACGCTTCCCCGACGCCCACGAACTGCACACCGGAATGCCGCACGAGTACCTCGCCGCGCTCGGGCCCGACGACATCGATGAGCGCACCGCGGTCGTCGTCCTCACCCACGATGTGCGCCTCGACATCCCCGCGCTTCAGGCCGCGCTGGCACTGCCGATCGGCTTCGTCGGCGCGCTCGGTGCCCGGTCTACGGTCGCGCGTCGCGCGGACCTGCTGCGAGACGCCGGAGTTCCGGATGCGGACATCGCCCGCCTCCATTCCCCGCTCGGCCTCGACCTCGGCGGCGCCACCCCGGATGAGACCGCCGTCGCCGCCATTGCCGAGATCGTGGCCGCGCGGCACGGCGGCTCGGGTCGTCCGCTCGGCGAACTCCGCGGACCGCTGCACCGGCGCCCCGCGGCGCCCGAGGGCGTGGTGCTAGACGCGGCGTCATCGACCACCGCCCAGGACGCGCCGAGCACCACCGT